A genomic region of Papaver somniferum cultivar HN1 chromosome 7, ASM357369v1, whole genome shotgun sequence contains the following coding sequences:
- the LOC113296066 gene encoding uncharacterized protein LOC113296066, protein MSIFKKTYVSNTKYHHARKGQEDVFEEQFGDDEKSYCDLTWYVKAIEETNPDSYVKFEVDHATQIFERIFICFGACKHSYRYLRPMIYLDATFLTGRFKGDLMVATCINGNNGFYPFSFALVSAENKDNWFWFLENLKQVVDGCQIVFLSDRGEGLFQGIPKCNLPIGSDDTNSKVVIDLFYKVAYSYATANFEEALRGMHAIGCGHVAKYIRTIPKEKWANAFFPVMKKNFDTRTEGLENFNTRITPKYEALLKENIDIGRTWTVTQSMERLYEVASHYVDLLQKICTCHKWKVNGFPCAHACAAIQATREEIYSFVERYFTTE, encoded by the exons ATGTCTATTTTTAAGAAGACTTATGTGTCCAATACtaagtatcaccatgcccgtaAAGGGCAAGAAGATGTATTTGAAGAACAATTTGGTGATGATGAGAAGTCGTATTGCGATTTAACTTGGTATGTCAaagcaattgaagaaactaatCCCGATAGCTATGTGAAGTTTGAAGTTGATCATGCAACCCAAATATTTGAGAGGATATTCATTTGTTTCGGTGCTTGCAAGCATAGCTATAGGTATCTCAGGCCGATGATTTACTTGGacgctactttccttactggtagattcAAGGGTGATTTGATGGTTGCAACATGTATCAATGGAAACAATGGTTTTTACCCATTTTCCTTTGCTCTTGTTTCTGCTGAAAACAAAgataattggttttggtttctggagAATCTTAAACAAGTTGTCGATGGTTGTCagattgttttccttagtgatcgtGGAGAAGGACTTTTTCAGGGCATTCCAAAA TGCAATCTCCCAATTGGATCAGATGATACGAATTCGAAGGTCgttattgatttgttttacaaagttGCTTACTCTTACGCAACAGCTaactttgaagaagctttgcGGGGCATGCATGCAATCGGATGTGGACATGTTGCTAAATATATCAGGACTATTCCAAAGGAGAAATGGGCAAATGCATTTTTCCCT gttatgaagaagaattttgacaCAAGGACAGAAGGTCTAGAAAATTTCAACACTAGGATCACTCCCAAATATGAGGCTTTACTAAAGGAAAACATCGacattggtcgtacttggactGTTACTCAGTCCATGGAAAGATTGTATGAAGTCGCGTCTCATTATGTAGATCTATTGCAGAAAATTTGTACATGTCACAAGTGGAAAGTTAATGGATTTCCTTGTGCACATGCTTGTGCTGCCATTCAAGCTACGAGGGAGGAAATCTATTCATTTGTTGAGCGATACTTCACCACTGAATAG